In Zingiber officinale cultivar Zhangliang chromosome 11B, Zo_v1.1, whole genome shotgun sequence, a single window of DNA contains:
- the LOC122033568 gene encoding mitochondrial proton/calcium exchanger protein-like: MASQAIIRRKKYLLRHLNLPARSCSSFLRFGLERYSHETDARPLHQVSEQSRCEAEISGRKWNVLLAGKEEESLSFSRWRFAPCPPGGISVSGFIYDRRELAFPFAVRGLSQCIHTASTATAGRPEMRGEKEPNEDLAEKQIKEASPEECDQAVEGLSTAKAKAKAKQMQDSSKTAQSFMHKFWAKLLGIGPALKAVASMSRADWAAKLTHWKGEFVSTMQHYWLGLKLLWADARISSRLLLKLAAGKSLTRRERQQLMRTTADIFRLVPFAVFIIVPFMEFLLPVFLKLFPNMLPSTFQDKMKEQEALKRKLKAKLEYAKFLQDTVKEMAKEVQTSHSGEVKQTAEDLDEFLNKVRTGAPVSNDEILNFAKLFNDELTLDNISRPRLINMCKYMGIPPYGTDNYLRFMLRRKLQKIKEDDKLIQAEGVESLSEEELRQAYTERGHLGLLSTEEMRQQLRDWLDLSLNHAVPSSLLILSRAFTVSGKLKPEEAVVATLSSLPDEVVDTVGTVLPSEDSISERRRKLEFLEMQEELIKEEEKKQVKEEKVKMTESEVINEDVALKEMTDPTAREKEELAKAKALEKQEQLCQLSRALAVLASASSVNRERQEFLSLVGKEIDLYKTLLEKVGTEGEEEAKKAYKAARKESDHAAEIAVGHKVSSALIDKVDAMLQKLEKEIDDVDAKIGDRWKLLDRDHDGKVTPEEVATAAMYLKDTIGKEGVEELIGNLSRDREGKILVEDIVKLAAQTEVADEK, translated from the exons ATGGCTTCCCAAGCAATAATCAGACGGAAAAAGTACCTCTTGAGGCATCTGAATCTTCCTGCACGCTCATGTTCTAGTTTCTTGAGATTTGGGCTCGAAAGATATAGTCATGAAACAGACGCCAGACCTCTACATCAGGTATCTGAGCAGAGCCGCTGTGAAGCTGAGATTAGTGGAAGGAAATGGAATGTTTTGTTGGCAGGCAAAGAAGAAGAATCACTGAGCTTTAGCCGATGGCGTTTTGCTCCTTGTCCACCTGGTGGAATTTCTGTTTCAGGATTTATCTATGATAGACGAGAGCTTGCTTTTCCCTTTGCTGTCAGAGGTTTATCGCAGTGCATTCACACTGCATCTACAGCCACAGCTGGTCGACCAGAAATGCGTGGTGAGAAAGAGCCTAATGAAGATCTAGCCGAAAAGCAGATTAAGGAAGCATCTCCTGAGGAGTGCGATCAGGCTGTGGAAGGATTAAGCACTGCGAAAGCTAAAGCAAAAGCCAAGCAAATGCAAGATTCCTCAAAGACTGCTCAATCATTTATGCACAAGTTTTGGGCAAAGCTTCTGGGAATTGGTCCTGCCCTAAAAGCAGTTGCTTCCATGAGCAG AGCAGATTGGGCTGCAAAATTGACGCATTGGAAGGGTGAATTTGTATCGACCATGCAACATTATTGGCTTGGTCTGAAACTATTATGGGCTGACGCAAGAATCTCTTCAAGGTTGTTGCTTAAGTTGGCTGCTGGAAAGAGTCTCACTAGAAGAGAAAGGCAGCAATTGATGCGCACCACTGCGGATATCTTTCGACTAGTTCCTTTTGCTGTTTTTATCATAGTTCCATTTATGGAATTCCTATTACCAGTGTTCCTAAAATTATTCCCAAACATGTTGCCATCTACTTTCCAGGATAAGATGAAAGAACAG GAGGCTCTGAAGAGGAAACTTAAAGCAAAACTAGAGTATGCGAAGTTTCTTCAGGATACTGTTAAAGAGATGGCAAAGGAAGTTCAGACTTCACATAGTGGAGAAGTTAAGCAGACTGCAGAGGATTTAGATGAATTTTTAAACAAG GTCAGGACTGGCGCACCTGTTTCCAATGATGAAATCTTGAATTTTGCAAAATTATTTAATGATGAGCTTACTTTGGACAATATCAGCAG GCCTAGATTGATCAACATGTGCAAATATATGGGGATCCCACCATATGGAACTGACAATTATTTACGGTTCATGCTCCGAAGGAAGTTACAGAA GATTAAAGAAGATGATAAGTTGATCCAAGCAGAAGGTGTGGAATCTCTTTCAGAGGAGGAACTTAGACAAGCTTATACCGAACGAGGTCATTTGGGCTTGCTTTCCACAGAGGAAATGCGCCAACAG CTTCGTGACTGGTTGGATTTGTCCCTTAATCATGCCGTTCCCTCTTCTCTCCTGATACTCTCAAG aGCCTTCACTGTATCTGGAAAGTTGAAACCTGAAGAAGCTGTTGTGGCCACACTATCTTCTTTACCAGATGAGGTTGTAGATACAGTTGGTACTGTCTTGCCATCTGAAGATTCTATTTCTGAGAGGAGGAGAAAATTGGAGTTCCTCGAAATGCAGGAAGAACTTATCAAG gaggaagagaaaaaacaAGTGAAGGAGGAGAAGGTGAAGATGACAGAGTCTGAAGTCATCAATGAGGATGTAGCATTGAAGGAGATGACTGACCCTACTGCTAGGGAAAAAGAAGAGTTGGCTAAAGCAAAAGCACTAGAAAAGCAGGAGCAACTCTGTCAACTAAGCCGTGCATTGGCTGTACTTGCTTCAGCTTCA TCAGTGAATAGGGAGCGGCAAGAATTCCTTAGCCTTGTTGGTAAGGAG ATTGATTTGTACAAAACATTACTGGAGAAAGTGGGTACAGAAGGTGAAGAAGAGGCCAAAAAGGCATATAAGGCTGCCAGGAAGGAGAGTGATCATGCAGCTGAAATAGCTGTGGGGCACAAGGTTTCGTCAGCCTTGATAGACAAG GTTGATGCCATGCTACAAAAACTTGAAAAGGAGATTGATGATGTAGATGCTAAAATTGGTGATCGTTGGAAGCTACTTGACAG